Proteins from one Cryptomeria japonica chromosome 4, Sugi_1.0, whole genome shotgun sequence genomic window:
- the LOC131027449 gene encoding large ribosomal subunit protein eL30 has product MVATKKTKKAHESINNRLALVMKSGKYTLGYKTTLKSIRTNKGKLIIIANNCPPLRRSEIEYYAMLAKIGVHHFNGNNVDLGTACGKYYRVCCLSITDPGDSDIIKTVPSDQ; this is encoded by the exons ATGGTGGCCACTAAGAAAACT AAAAAGGCTCACGAGAGCATCAACAACAGGTTGGCTCTTGTGATGAAAAGTGGAAAATATACGCTAGGTTACAAAACTACCCTCAAGTCAATCAGGACCAACAAAG GAAAGCTTATTATAATTGCAAACAACTGTCCTCCTCTTCGTAGGTCAGAAATAGAGTACTATGCTATGCTTGCAAAGATTGGGGTACATCATTTCAATGGAA ACAATGTTGATCTAGGGACAGCTTGTGGCAAGTATTATCGGGTGTGCTGTCTCAGCATTACAGATCCAG GTGATTCTGATATCATCAAGACTGTACCATCAGATCAGTGA